One Haloplanus vescus DNA window includes the following coding sequences:
- the rqcH gene encoding ribosome rescue protein RqcH: protein MDAKRELTSVDLAALVAELNRYEGAKVDKAYLYDDDLLRFRMRDFDRGRVELMIEVGEVKRAHVADPDHVADAPGRPPNFAMMLRNRLSGADFAGVEQYEFDRILEFTFERDDENTRIVAELFGQGNVAVLDEAGEVVQSLETVRLKSRTVAPGSQYGFPESRLHPLEMSYDAFVRRMEESDTDVVRTLATQLNFGGLYGEELCSRANVEKTLDITEADEEVYEALYDAIGRLGDRLREGDVEPRVYLEDDHVVDVTPFPLEEREGLAQEAYDSFNTAVDEYFNRLQREPEEETSTGTERPDFEAEIAKQERIIEQQEGAIEGFEEQAEAERERAEALYANYDLVDDIISTVRDAREAGEGWDDIEATLEEGAERGIPAAEAVVDIDSKEGTVTVDLDGTRVPVDAAMGVEKNADELYKEAKRVEEKKEGAQAAIENTREELEAVKQRREAWEADDDEDEADDDEEPEDVDWLSRSSVPIKQPEHWYEDFRWFHTSDDFLVVGGRNADENEALVKKYMESNDRFFHTQAHGGPVTILKATGPSEKARDVDFPDSSLREAAQFAVAYSSVWKDGRFAGDAYMVDPDQVSKTPESGEYIEKGGFVIRGDRTYFRDVSASVTVGIQCEPETRVVGGPPAAIEPKAATTLRLEPGKYAQNDAAKLCYRRFKEQFADESFVRKVASPDRIQEFLPPGGSDIVDE, encoded by the coding sequence ATGGACGCGAAGCGGGAACTGACGAGCGTCGACCTCGCCGCTCTCGTCGCCGAACTCAACCGGTACGAGGGCGCGAAAGTCGACAAGGCCTACCTCTACGACGACGACCTTCTCCGATTTCGGATGCGGGATTTCGACCGCGGACGCGTGGAACTGATGATCGAAGTGGGCGAGGTGAAACGCGCCCACGTCGCCGACCCGGACCACGTCGCGGACGCACCGGGACGCCCGCCGAACTTCGCGATGATGCTTCGCAATCGGCTCAGCGGCGCCGACTTCGCCGGCGTCGAGCAGTACGAGTTCGACCGCATCCTCGAGTTCACGTTCGAACGCGACGACGAGAACACGCGCATCGTCGCGGAACTGTTCGGGCAGGGGAACGTCGCCGTCCTCGACGAAGCGGGCGAAGTCGTCCAGAGCCTCGAAACGGTGCGACTCAAGTCACGCACCGTCGCGCCGGGGTCGCAGTACGGCTTCCCCGAGTCGCGCCTGCACCCGCTGGAGATGAGTTACGACGCCTTCGTCCGGCGGATGGAAGAGTCCGACACCGACGTGGTGCGGACGCTCGCCACCCAACTCAACTTCGGCGGCCTCTACGGCGAGGAACTCTGTTCGCGCGCCAACGTCGAGAAGACCCTCGACATCACCGAGGCCGACGAAGAGGTGTACGAGGCACTCTACGACGCCATCGGTCGACTGGGTGACCGCCTGCGCGAGGGCGACGTGGAACCGCGCGTGTACCTCGAAGACGACCACGTGGTCGACGTGACGCCGTTCCCGCTAGAGGAGCGTGAAGGGCTGGCACAGGAGGCCTACGACTCGTTCAACACCGCGGTCGACGAGTACTTCAACCGACTCCAGCGCGAACCCGAGGAGGAGACGTCGACGGGGACGGAACGCCCCGACTTCGAGGCGGAAATCGCCAAACAGGAGCGCATCATCGAGCAACAAGAGGGTGCCATCGAGGGGTTCGAAGAGCAGGCGGAGGCGGAACGCGAACGCGCCGAGGCGCTGTACGCCAACTACGACCTCGTCGACGACATCATCTCGACGGTGCGTGACGCCCGCGAGGCGGGCGAGGGGTGGGACGACATCGAAGCGACGCTGGAAGAGGGAGCGGAACGCGGCATCCCCGCCGCGGAGGCGGTGGTCGACATCGACTCGAAGGAGGGGACGGTGACGGTCGACTTAGACGGCACGCGTGTGCCGGTCGACGCCGCCATGGGCGTCGAGAAAAACGCCGACGAGCTGTACAAGGAGGCGAAGCGAGTCGAGGAGAAAAAGGAGGGTGCACAGGCGGCCATCGAGAACACGCGCGAAGAGTTGGAGGCGGTCAAACAGCGCCGCGAAGCATGGGAGGCCGACGACGACGAGGACGAAGCGGACGACGACGAGGAACCGGAGGACGTAGACTGGCTCTCGCGGTCTTCCGTCCCCATCAAACAGCCCGAACACTGGTACGAGGATTTCCGGTGGTTCCACACGAGCGACGACTTCCTCGTCGTCGGCGGGCGGAACGCCGACGAGAACGAGGCTCTCGTCAAGAAGTACATGGAGAGCAACGACCGCTTCTTCCACACGCAGGCCCACGGCGGCCCGGTGACGATTCTGAAGGCGACGGGGCCGAGCGAGAAGGCTCGCGACGTCGATTTCCCCGACTCCAGTCTCCGAGAGGCGGCGCAGTTCGCCGTCGCCTACTCCTCGGTCTGGAAAGACGGCCGCTTCGCAGGTGACGCGTACATGGTCGACCCCGACCAGGTGTCGAAGACGCCGGAGAGCGGAGAATACATCGAGAAAGGCGGGTTCGTCATCCGCGGCGACCGCACCTACTTCCGAGACGTGTCCGCGAGCGTCACCGTCGGCATCCAGTGTGAACCCGAGACGCGCGTCGTCGGCGGCCCGCCGGCGGCAATCGAGCCGAAGGCGGCGACGACCCTGCGGCTGGAGCCCGGAAAATACGCCCAGAACGACGCCGCGAAGCTGTGTTACCGACGGTTCAAAGAGCAGTTCGCCGACGAGTCGTTCGTCCGGAAGGTGGCCAGCCCCGACCGCATTCAGGAGTTCCTGCCCCCCGGCGGGAGCGACATCGTCGACGAGTGA
- a CDS encoding P-loop NTPase family protein, whose translation MRLQEFWGVGPKTSDRLRETLGAEAAVDAIESADVRALTDAGVTRGRATRILRRANDEAGMDALATRDAREVYDDLLALASEYALTRHAADRIRVLTPLSDPDAVTARLDAVEAAREAWESLDDASRDAVVAAFDAYDDADGTERAAVDAALALRDAGLDGDTFDALGDIDPDAVREAADALQYVTPDGVAAGADDRLDDVRARLDDARELENSSFDVLERVRETGVRDLEDFRRAFADYVDRETRLSRAAVEEVAPDDARDAADFVSTSLRALVDDLERRETEREREVEDDLRAAIADAREDIDRAVAAVDDVAVDLSLARFAAAHDLTRPILGGDGLAVEGARNLFLDDPEPVDYAVGDHGLSPPSGDRVAVLTGANSGGKTTLLETCCSVALLAAMGLPVPADRAEVGRFDAIVFHRRHASFNAGVLESTLKSIVPPLTDDGRTLMLVDEFEAITEPGRAADLLNGLVDLTVERGALGVYVTHLADDLSPLPDAARIDGIFAEGLTSDLDLRVDYQPRFGTVGKSTPEFIVSRLVANAGDRRERRGFEHLAAAVGEEAVQQTLADVRE comes from the coding sequence ATGCGACTGCAGGAGTTCTGGGGTGTGGGACCGAAGACGAGCGACCGCCTCCGCGAGACGCTGGGGGCCGAGGCGGCCGTCGACGCCATCGAATCCGCGGACGTGCGCGCGCTCACCGACGCCGGGGTCACGCGCGGCCGAGCGACGCGCATCCTCCGTCGCGCCAACGACGAGGCGGGGATGGACGCCCTCGCAACGCGCGACGCACGCGAGGTGTACGACGACCTCCTCGCACTCGCGAGCGAGTACGCCCTGACGCGCCACGCCGCGGACCGAATCCGCGTGCTGACGCCGCTCTCGGACCCCGACGCCGTCACGGCCCGCCTCGATGCCGTCGAGGCCGCTCGCGAGGCGTGGGAGAGCCTCGACGACGCGAGCCGCGACGCCGTCGTCGCGGCGTTCGATGCCTACGACGACGCGGACGGGACCGAACGCGCCGCCGTCGACGCCGCCCTCGCGCTCCGGGACGCAGGCCTCGACGGCGACACGTTCGACGCCCTCGGCGACATCGACCCCGACGCCGTCCGCGAGGCCGCCGACGCCTTGCAGTACGTCACGCCCGACGGCGTCGCCGCGGGCGCCGACGACCGACTCGACGACGTGCGCGCCCGCCTCGACGACGCCCGCGAGCTGGAGAACTCGTCGTTCGACGTGCTCGAACGGGTGCGCGAGACGGGCGTCAGGGACCTCGAGGACTTCCGGCGCGCCTTCGCGGACTACGTCGACCGCGAGACTCGCCTTTCACGGGCGGCCGTCGAGGAGGTGGCGCCGGACGACGCCCGCGACGCCGCCGACTTCGTGAGCACGTCGCTCCGAGCGCTGGTGGACGACCTGGAGCGACGCGAGACGGAGCGCGAACGCGAAGTGGAGGACGACCTTCGCGCCGCCATCGCGGACGCCCGCGAGGACATCGACCGGGCCGTTGCCGCCGTCGACGACGTGGCGGTCGACCTCTCCCTTGCCCGCTTCGCGGCGGCGCACGACCTCACCCGGCCCATACTCGGCGGCGACGGCCTCGCCGTCGAGGGGGCGCGCAACCTCTTTCTCGACGACCCGGAGCCGGTCGATTACGCCGTCGGCGACCACGGCCTGTCGCCGCCGAGCGGTGACCGCGTGGCCGTCCTCACCGGCGCGAACAGCGGCGGGAAGACGACGCTGCTCGAAACCTGCTGTTCGGTCGCACTACTCGCTGCGATGGGGTTGCCGGTGCCCGCCGACCGCGCCGAAGTCGGACGGTTCGACGCTATCGTCTTCCACCGCCGTCACGCGAGTTTCAACGCGGGCGTGCTGGAGTCGACGCTGAAGTCCATCGTCCCGCCGCTCACCGACGACGGGCGGACGCTGATGCTCGTCGACGAGTTCGAGGCCATCACCGAACCCGGGCGGGCCGCGGACCTCCTGAACGGCTTGGTCGACCTCACCGTCGAGCGCGGCGCCCTCGGCGTCTACGTCACGCACCTCGCCGACGACCTGAGTCCGCTCCCCGACGCCGCTCGCATCGACGGCATCTTCGCGGAGGGGCTGACCTCCGACCTCGACCTCCGGGTGGACTACCAGCCGCGCTTCGGCACCGTCGGCAAGTCGACGCCGGAGTTCATCGTCTCCCGCCTCGTCGCCAACGCGGGCGACCGCCGCGAGCGTCGCGGATTCGAACACCTCGCCGCCGCGGTGGGCGAGGAGGCAGTCCAGCAAACCCTCGCCGACGTCCGGGAGTAG
- a CDS encoding CRTAC1 family protein: MFEDRSGLLADNPPFRGYGAAVTAGPDGARVFVAGFGAANRVLRWDDGRVVDTACGVLADEGRHAIGVAAADLDADGREEVYVHNVASFGGTSNEADLLLDPTGEGTWRDLFADPLNRGRENYRVGRSVAAIDRLGTGRYGMYVTGYGSPGRFYEVGDDGGITDLADAVGLDIVTGGRSVVVGPILSDRTDLFLGTERGPNLLLRNAGGTFVDVAREYGVDDPEENARGAALVTPDGASTPDIVCGNWNGENRLFTLADDAFTDTAPPDLARPARVRTVIAADFDNDGRQELFMNCLGAPNRLLVDDGGWTQTGVGDALESEGLGTGAAVTDIDGDGTLELLVVHGEGEAQPLSLFAAPNDGDWLRVRPLTANGAPARGARVDLQTDAGHQSRVIDAGSGYLCQMEPVAHFGLGSATPESLTVRWPDGRERTYTDLDARTTMTCPHPGS; this comes from the coding sequence ATGTTCGAGGACCGCTCGGGGCTGCTCGCCGACAACCCTCCGTTTCGGGGGTACGGCGCGGCCGTCACTGCCGGGCCGGACGGGGCACGCGTCTTCGTCGCTGGCTTCGGCGCCGCCAATCGCGTCCTCCGGTGGGACGACGGCCGCGTCGTCGACACGGCGTGTGGCGTCCTCGCCGACGAGGGGCGACACGCCATCGGCGTCGCCGCCGCCGACCTCGACGCCGACGGCCGCGAGGAGGTGTACGTCCACAACGTCGCCTCCTTCGGCGGCACCTCCAACGAGGCGGACCTGTTGCTCGACCCGACCGGCGAGGGGACGTGGCGTGACCTCTTCGCCGACCCGCTCAACCGCGGCCGCGAGAACTACCGCGTGGGCCGGTCGGTCGCCGCCATCGACCGCCTCGGAACCGGGCGCTACGGGATGTACGTCACCGGCTACGGTTCTCCCGGACGGTTCTACGAGGTGGGTGACGACGGCGGTATCACGGACCTCGCCGACGCCGTCGGTCTCGACATAGTGACCGGCGGGCGCTCGGTTGTCGTCGGCCCCATTCTCTCCGACCGGACCGACCTCTTTCTCGGCACGGAGCGCGGGCCGAACCTCCTGCTTCGGAACGCCGGCGGGACGTTCGTCGACGTGGCGCGGGAGTACGGCGTCGACGACCCGGAGGAGAACGCCCGCGGGGCCGCGCTCGTCACCCCGGACGGCGCGTCGACGCCCGACATCGTCTGTGGCAACTGGAACGGCGAGAACCGTCTGTTCACACTCGCCGACGATGCCTTCACCGACACCGCACCGCCCGACCTCGCCCGGCCGGCGCGCGTCCGGACCGTCATCGCCGCCGACTTCGACAACGACGGCCGACAGGAACTGTTCATGAACTGCCTCGGCGCCCCGAACCGCCTCCTCGTCGACGATGGCGGGTGGACCCAGACGGGCGTCGGCGATGCCCTCGAATCCGAGGGGCTGGGGACGGGCGCCGCCGTCACCGACATCGACGGCGACGGGACGCTCGAACTCCTCGTGGTCCATGGCGAGGGGGAGGCCCAACCCCTCTCGCTGTTCGCGGCCCCGAACGACGGCGATTGGCTTCGGGTGCGACCCCTGACGGCCAACGGTGCGCCGGCCCGGGGCGCGCGCGTCGACCTCCAGACGGACGCCGGCCACCAGTCCCGCGTCATCGACGCCGGGAGCGGCTACCTGTGCCAGATGGAACCCGTCGCCCACTTCGGCCTCGGGTCGGCGACGCCCGAATCGCTCACCGTCCGCTGGCCCGACGGCCGCGAACGCACCTACACCGACCTCGACGCACGCACCACGATGACCTGCCCCCATCCGGGGAGCTGA
- a CDS encoding DUF7576 family protein, translated as MIDPTSDIGEDVDESTAPTCHTCGKKIMQEPDHRVVSWVKDGDISHLHFCDDECREAWSGRRPTP; from the coding sequence ATGATCGACCCCACGTCAGACATTGGGGAGGACGTCGACGAGAGCACCGCACCGACGTGTCACACGTGCGGAAAGAAGATTATGCAGGAGCCGGACCACCGGGTCGTCTCGTGGGTCAAGGACGGCGACATCTCGCATCTCCACTTCTGCGACGACGAGTGCCGAGAGGCCTGGAGCGGCCGCCGTCCGACGCCCTAG
- a CDS encoding ATP-dependent DNA helicase, protein MGETWRTVFGHDEPYPEQADGIETAIDTADRGGFAVIEGACGTGKTMLALTAGIDRVRDPDSPFERVVVLTSVKQQLRQFEADVRTINENLPDDWQPVSALTLVGKADVCPYSRENVADIDDTTVYDRCEGLRERTRNLTGSEGPTTAAALASDARQAQTGLLDSGQDPSAGPDYLETAGELTPYLPETADYEGTEYCPFYAQYLEDLPEEGDPIEAVPFDFEDAGLLDTEDLVGLSASHGTCPHSMLGALLPHVEVAIGNYYHAFDPRTVDSFTGALLDDSTFLVCDEAHMLEPRVRDLVSDGVADATLRDAESELTRAIQPVELDPETQEAAVVRGELEEVDVSLAELKTTRSFVRDLREELDRQVQAHLDAEHPSWRASLDDLSDDEIPLRDPETPEPDAITEWASENYGDDVWVRAESVGAAVARALNSLEEEDRERAITTVGRVLGSWYRADHGRHFREIDLSRTWNEMEPADSWRRAYNARLSLHNCVPGDAIADRLDDFGGGVLMSATLEPLDVFRTVTGLDELADDGRPVVERTYGLGFPAENRASFAVDAPAFTHENRAGDASETRDVYVDAVAEVAGREGNVLVGMPNYAEAKWMAGELEARLDTPVLLDESSDDGTTQALKHDFFAGGDKTLVTSIRGTLTEGVDYRGDRLHAAVVCGVPLVDTTSPRTRAVVTAYDRAFGSDGRGGRSGFETALTVPAVRKARQAIGRVIRGPEERGVRALVDARYARDRWNGVRDYFPEWEREEFQPVSPEMLSLGLDRFERTE, encoded by the coding sequence ATGGGCGAGACGTGGCGGACGGTGTTCGGCCACGACGAGCCGTACCCCGAACAGGCTGACGGCATCGAGACGGCCATCGACACCGCCGACCGGGGCGGCTTCGCGGTCATCGAGGGCGCCTGCGGCACGGGCAAGACCATGCTCGCGCTGACGGCGGGCATCGACCGGGTGCGCGACCCCGACTCGCCGTTCGAGCGAGTCGTCGTGCTCACGAGCGTCAAACAGCAACTCCGCCAGTTCGAGGCGGACGTTCGCACCATCAACGAGAACCTGCCCGACGACTGGCAGCCAGTCTCGGCGCTGACGCTCGTCGGCAAGGCCGACGTGTGTCCGTACAGCCGTGAAAACGTGGCCGACATCGACGACACGACCGTCTACGACCGCTGCGAGGGGCTTCGCGAGCGAACGCGCAACCTGACTGGTTCGGAGGGGCCGACGACGGCCGCGGCGCTGGCGAGCGACGCTCGGCAGGCTCAGACGGGGTTGCTCGACTCCGGGCAAGACCCGTCGGCCGGCCCCGACTATCTGGAGACGGCAGGCGAACTGACGCCGTATCTCCCCGAAACCGCGGACTACGAAGGGACCGAATACTGCCCCTTCTACGCGCAGTATCTGGAGGACCTGCCGGAGGAGGGCGACCCCATCGAGGCCGTCCCCTTCGACTTCGAGGACGCCGGCCTCCTCGATACCGAGGACCTCGTGGGCCTCTCGGCGAGTCACGGCACCTGTCCGCACTCGATGCTAGGCGCACTCTTGCCCCACGTCGAAGTCGCCATCGGCAACTACTATCACGCGTTCGACCCGCGGACGGTCGACTCCTTCACCGGCGCCCTCCTCGACGACTCGACGTTTCTGGTCTGTGACGAGGCGCACATGCTCGAACCGCGGGTGCGTGACCTCGTGAGCGACGGCGTGGCGGACGCGACGCTCCGCGACGCCGAATCGGAGCTGACGCGGGCGATTCAGCCCGTGGAACTCGACCCGGAGACGCAGGAGGCGGCCGTCGTCCGCGGGGAGCTGGAGGAGGTGGACGTGAGCCTCGCGGAACTGAAGACGACGCGGTCGTTCGTCCGGGACCTGCGCGAGGAACTCGACCGTCAGGTGCAAGCGCATCTCGACGCCGAACACCCGTCGTGGCGGGCGTCGCTCGACGACCTCTCAGACGACGAAATCCCGCTCCGGGACCCGGAGACGCCGGAACCGGACGCCATCACCGAGTGGGCGAGCGAGAACTACGGCGACGACGTGTGGGTGCGCGCCGAATCCGTCGGCGCCGCCGTCGCGCGCGCCCTGAACTCCCTCGAAGAGGAGGACCGCGAGCGAGCGATTACGACGGTCGGCCGCGTCCTCGGCTCGTGGTACCGCGCAGACCACGGGCGACACTTCCGGGAAATCGACCTCTCGCGGACGTGGAACGAAATGGAACCCGCCGACTCGTGGCGGCGCGCCTACAACGCGCGACTCTCGCTCCACAACTGCGTGCCGGGCGACGCCATCGCCGACCGCCTCGACGACTTCGGCGGCGGCGTCCTGATGTCGGCGACGCTCGAACCCCTCGACGTGTTCCGGACGGTGACGGGACTGGACGAACTCGCGGACGACGGGCGCCCGGTCGTCGAGCGAACGTACGGACTCGGATTCCCCGCCGAGAACCGCGCGAGTTTCGCCGTCGATGCCCCGGCGTTCACCCACGAGAACCGCGCGGGCGACGCGAGCGAGACGCGAGACGTGTACGTCGACGCCGTCGCCGAAGTCGCCGGTCGCGAGGGGAACGTCCTCGTCGGGATGCCGAACTACGCGGAGGCGAAGTGGATGGCCGGCGAGTTGGAGGCCCGCCTCGACACGCCGGTCTTGCTCGACGAATCGAGCGACGACGGGACGACACAAGCGTTGAAACACGACTTCTTCGCGGGCGGAGACAAGACACTCGTCACCAGCATCCGCGGGACGCTGACGGAGGGCGTCGACTACCGCGGCGACCGGTTGCACGCCGCCGTCGTCTGCGGCGTGCCGCTGGTCGATACGACCAGTCCGCGGACACGCGCCGTCGTGACGGCGTACGACCGGGCGTTCGGGTCCGACGGCCGCGGCGGCCGGAGCGGATTCGAGACGGCGCTGACCGTGCCCGCGGTTCGGAAGGCGAGACAGGCAATCGGGCGGGTGATTCGCGGCCCCGAGGAGCGAGGCGTTCGCGCCCTCGTCGACGCCCGCTACGCCCGCGACCGGTGGAACGGCGTCCGCGACTACTTCCCGGAGTGGGAGCGAGAGGAGTTCCAGCCGGTCAGTCCGGAGATGCTGTCGCTGGGGTTAGACCGGTTCGAGCGGACAGAGTGA
- a CDS encoding DUF5658 family protein: MTTAGLDRRIEEYWDWIAVALFLLLAVDLLTTLAAARLLGVAAERNPLMRWLLGRDVAVVVGAHLAVVVLVALCFRHLLDRLRRTPEPASYYFALLIEVWLGVLVAVGLGVFANNLSVIVLGESLL, from the coding sequence GTGACGACGGCTGGCCTCGACCGCCGCATCGAGGAGTACTGGGACTGGATTGCCGTCGCGCTCTTTCTCTTGCTCGCAGTCGACCTGCTGACGACGCTCGCGGCGGCGCGACTGCTCGGCGTCGCCGCCGAGCGCAACCCGCTGATGCGGTGGCTGCTTGGCCGAGACGTCGCCGTCGTGGTCGGGGCCCACCTCGCGGTGGTCGTCCTCGTCGCCCTCTGTTTCCGCCACCTGCTCGACCGCCTGCGTCGGACACCCGAACCGGCGAGTTACTACTTCGCGCTCCTCATCGAGGTGTGGCTGGGCGTCCTCGTCGCCGTCGGCCTCGGCGTCTTCGCCAACAACCTCTCCGTCATCGTGCTGGGCGAGAGCCTGCTGTGA
- a CDS encoding ArsR/SmtB family transcription factor, whose amino-acid sequence MSGLLPTRLERDVTPEGEGDLRVLSLTDDDAEQLLDSVSSDTARAILTALEERPATVSELAESVSTSLQNVRHHIGNLEAAGLVAEAGTRYSVKGREMTVYAPTQDSLVVVASDDIASD is encoded by the coding sequence ATGTCGGGGCTCTTGCCCACCCGTCTCGAGCGAGACGTAACGCCCGAGGGAGAAGGGGACCTCCGCGTCCTGTCGCTCACGGACGACGACGCCGAACAGCTGCTCGACTCCGTCTCCTCTGATACGGCGCGAGCGATTCTGACAGCCCTCGAAGAGCGTCCGGCGACCGTCTCCGAACTCGCAGAGTCGGTGTCGACGTCGCTCCAGAACGTCCGCCACCACATCGGCAACTTGGAGGCCGCCGGCTTGGTGGCTGAGGCGGGCACCCGGTACTCCGTGAAGGGACGCGAGATGACGGTGTACGCACCCACGCAGGACTCGCTGGTCGTCGTCGCCAGCGACGACATCGCGAGTGACTGA
- a CDS encoding NAD(P)H-hydrate dehydratase — translation MITAERMAAVDENAAALGVPRKQLMESSGNAVARAVRRVAAPGDSVALVCGRGNNGGDAFVAARFLDDHDPTVHLLGRPETIATDIARENWVALERAEYDTRVVRDAQELALDDPDVVVDAMLGTGVTGALREPEHTAAAAINDTDATVVAVDVPSGVDADTGEAAGVAVDADHVVTFHDAKPGLDDHEVTVADIGIPETAELFAGPGDRTVLSRPADAHKGAFGEVLVVGGGPYTGAPALAAQAAMRAGADLVRVVCPESVAREVQSFEEGLIVRPFEGDRLTTDHLDRIRALAADHDAVVFGPGLGDDPATLDAVRAFLADYDGRAVVDADALQVVPDVDTDATLLCTPHQGELRAMGGPSADDWRERLDAVADFAADIGHTLLVKGAYDVIADGSDARVNRTGNPGMTVGGTGDVLAGTAGALLATQAPLNAGTLAAYANGLAGDHVVEDRGYGLLASDLLPALPRALWGDADE, via the coding sequence ATGATAACGGCAGAGCGGATGGCGGCGGTGGACGAGAACGCCGCCGCCCTCGGCGTCCCGCGCAAGCAGTTGATGGAGTCGAGCGGTAACGCCGTCGCGAGGGCGGTCAGGCGCGTGGCCGCGCCCGGCGACTCGGTGGCGCTGGTCTGTGGCCGCGGCAACAACGGCGGCGACGCCTTCGTCGCCGCGCGCTTTCTCGACGACCACGACCCGACCGTCCACCTCCTCGGGCGGCCCGAGACAATCGCGACCGACATCGCCCGCGAGAACTGGGTGGCGCTGGAACGGGCCGAATACGATACCCGCGTCGTCCGCGACGCGCAGGAACTGGCGCTCGACGACCCCGACGTGGTCGTCGACGCGATGCTCGGCACGGGCGTGACGGGCGCGCTCCGCGAACCGGAGCACACGGCCGCAGCGGCCATCAACGACACCGACGCCACCGTCGTCGCCGTCGACGTGCCCTCGGGCGTCGACGCCGACACGGGCGAGGCGGCCGGCGTCGCCGTCGACGCCGACCACGTCGTCACCTTCCACGACGCCAAACCCGGCCTCGACGACCACGAAGTGACCGTCGCCGACATCGGCATCCCCGAAACGGCCGAACTGTTCGCGGGGCCGGGCGACCGCACCGTCCTCTCGCGCCCGGCGGACGCCCACAAGGGCGCGTTCGGCGAAGTCCTCGTCGTCGGCGGCGGCCCCTACACCGGCGCCCCCGCCCTCGCCGCGCAGGCGGCGATGCGCGCCGGGGCCGACCTCGTTCGCGTCGTCTGTCCCGAATCCGTCGCCCGCGAGGTGCAGAGTTTCGAGGAGGGCCTCATCGTCCGGCCGTTCGAGGGCGACCGACTCACGACCGACCACCTCGACCGGATTCGTGCCCTCGCCGCCGACCACGACGCCGTCGTCTTCGGCCCCGGCTTGGGCGACGACCCCGCGACGCTCGACGCCGTCCGCGCGTTCCTCGCCGACTACGACGGGCGCGCAGTCGTCGACGCCGACGCCCTGCAGGTCGTCCCGGATGTCGACACCGACGCCACCCTCCTCTGTACGCCCCATCAGGGCGAACTCCGCGCGATGGGCGGGCCGAGCGCCGACGACTGGCGGGAGCGACTCGACGCCGTCGCCGACTTCGCCGCCGACATCGGTCACACGCTGCTGGTGAAAGGCGCCTACGACGTGATTGCCGACGGGAGCGACGCCCGCGTGAACCGCACGGGCAACCCGGGCATGACCGTCGGCGGCACCGGCGACGTACTCGCGGGGACAGCGGGCGCCCTCCTCGCGACGCAAGCGCCCCTCAACGCGGGAACGCTCGCCGCCTACGCGAACGGCCTCGCAGGCGACCACGTCGTCGAGGACCGTGGCTATGGCTTGCTGGCGAGCGACCTCCTCCCTGCACTGCCGCGGGCCCTGTGGGGTGATGCCGATGAGTGA
- the moaC gene encoding cyclic pyranopterin monophosphate synthase MoaC: MSDESDDLTHTDESGNVQMVDVGDKPDTARRAVARGEIHLQPSTIAAITDDQIGKGDVLATARVGAVQAVKHTWETIPMCHQIPITNVETEFDVGEDRVTLTVAVETTGKTGCEMEALEGTTTGLNVVWDMVKAAEKDEDGEYPDTGIRDVRVVEKTKRTL; this comes from the coding sequence ATGAGTGACGAGTCCGACGACCTGACTCACACCGACGAGTCGGGGAACGTCCAGATGGTCGACGTGGGCGACAAGCCCGACACGGCGCGTCGCGCCGTCGCGCGCGGCGAGATTCACCTCCAGCCGTCGACGATTGCGGCCATCACCGACGACCAGATCGGCAAGGGCGACGTGCTCGCCACCGCCCGCGTCGGCGCCGTGCAAGCCGTCAAGCACACGTGGGAGACGATTCCGATGTGTCACCAGATTCCGATTACGAACGTCGAGACGGAGTTCGACGTGGGCGAGGACCGCGTGACGCTGACCGTCGCTGTCGAGACGACGGGCAAAACCGGCTGTGAGATGGAGGCGCTCGAAGGCACGACCACCGGCCTGAACGTCGTCTGGGACATGGTGAAGGCGGCGGAGAAAGACGAGGACGGCGAGTATCCCGACACCGGGATTCGAGACGTGCGGGTCGTTGAGAAGACGAAACGGACCCTGTAG